The proteins below come from a single Kitasatospora sp. NBC_00315 genomic window:
- the aroQ gene encoding type II 3-dehydroquinate dehydratase, with protein MTGAPVTRVMVLNGPNLGRLGSREPDVYGATSYAGLVERCTALGKEFGFEVEVHETNSEQQMVEWLHEAADGQVPVVINPGAFTHYSYAMRDAAAQRTAPLIEVHISNPYAREVFRHNSVIAAVASGTVAGFGLGSYELALRALAEQLTTR; from the coding sequence ATGACCGGCGCCCCCGTGACCCGGGTGATGGTGCTGAACGGCCCCAACCTGGGCCGCCTCGGCAGCCGGGAGCCCGACGTCTACGGCGCCACCTCGTACGCCGGCCTGGTCGAGCGCTGCACCGCACTCGGCAAGGAGTTCGGCTTCGAGGTCGAGGTGCACGAGACCAACTCCGAGCAGCAGATGGTCGAATGGCTGCACGAGGCGGCCGACGGCCAGGTGCCCGTGGTGATCAACCCGGGCGCCTTCACGCACTACTCGTACGCGATGCGCGACGCCGCCGCCCAGCGGACCGCCCCGCTGATCGAGGTGCACATCTCCAACCCGTACGCGCGCGAGGTGTTCCGGCACAACTCGGTGATCGCGGCGGTCGCCTCCGGCACCGTCGCGGGGTTCGGCCTGGGCTCCTACGAACTGGCGCTGCGCGCCCTCGCCGAGCAGCTGACCACGCGCTGA
- a CDS encoding AAA family ATPase, whose translation MTQYAGGGQVPPRPVAPPNPAGPPDAVAAPPGAPAAAPTVSPPSSAPIGLTILPVLTAPPSAPPAPSPTPPSPTPSATLAGRPPGRPPYGGPGPGQAPAPAAGPAPAALPPGATGHFLLPSGAPVQLPAHAQQQHAPTGPIAVLLIGPAGAGKTTVARHWAERRPSPTAHISLDDVREWVQSGFANPQSGWNNASEAQYRLARRTCGFACRNYLANGISCIIDDAVFPDRPAIGLGGWKRHIGPGMIPVVLLPGLDSVLARNARRSGNRRLSDEEVARIHGRMAGWYNSGLPIIDNSQLDVGATAAALDRVILARLLGHPVR comes from the coding sequence GTGACTCAGTACGCAGGGGGAGGTCAGGTGCCGCCCCGCCCGGTGGCTCCGCCGAATCCGGCCGGTCCGCCGGACGCCGTGGCCGCTCCGCCGGGCGCACCCGCCGCCGCGCCGACGGTGTCGCCCCCGTCGTCCGCGCCGATCGGTCTGACGATCCTTCCGGTGCTCACCGCCCCGCCGTCGGCGCCGCCCGCGCCCTCGCCTACGCCCCCCTCGCCGACGCCGTCCGCGACCCTGGCGGGCCGCCCGCCCGGCCGGCCCCCGTACGGCGGACCGGGGCCCGGCCAGGCCCCCGCCCCTGCCGCCGGGCCCGCGCCCGCCGCACTGCCGCCCGGTGCCACCGGTCACTTCCTGCTGCCGTCCGGTGCTCCGGTCCAGTTGCCGGCGCACGCTCAGCAGCAGCACGCGCCCACCGGGCCGATCGCGGTGCTGCTGATCGGGCCCGCCGGGGCCGGCAAGACGACCGTGGCCCGGCACTGGGCCGAGCGCCGGCCCTCCCCGACCGCGCACATCAGCCTCGACGACGTCCGCGAATGGGTGCAGTCCGGGTTCGCAAACCCCCAGTCCGGCTGGAACAACGCCTCCGAGGCGCAGTACCGGCTGGCCCGCCGCACCTGTGGCTTCGCCTGCCGCAACTACCTCGCCAACGGCATCTCCTGCATCATCGACGACGCCGTCTTCCCGGACCGCCCGGCGATCGGCCTCGGCGGCTGGAAGCGTCACATCGGCCCCGGCATGATCCCGGTGGTGCTGCTGCCCGGACTGGACTCGGTCCTGGCCCGCAACGCCCGCCGCAGCGGCAACCGGCGGCTCAGCGACGAGGAGGTCGCCCGGATCCACGGGCGGATGGCCGGCTGGTACAACTCCGGGCTGCCGATCATCGACAACTCCCAGCTGGACGTGGGCGCCACCGCCGCCGCGCTGGACCGGGTGATCCTCGCCCGCCTGCTCGGCCACCCGGTGCGCTGA
- a CDS encoding Fpg/Nei family DNA glycosylase: MPEGHIIHRLAAENLTSFGGRPVRVSSPQGRFADGARLIDGQLLAGAEARGKHLFLGFEEGAWLHIHLGLYGGFTFGAGPAPAPVGLVRLRLQNDDAYADLRGPTTCELLTAAEKSAVDARLGPDPLRADADPAAAWRRISNSRTTVAALLMDQKVLAGVGNVYRAEVLFRLGISPHRAGRDLTRTEWDAVWADLVALMRDGVGAGRIDTVRPEHTPEAMGRPPRVDDHGGEVYVYRRAAMPCLVCGTDIRTEQHAARNLFWCPGCQQT, translated from the coding sequence GTGCCCGAAGGCCACATCATCCACCGCCTGGCCGCCGAGAACCTCACGAGCTTCGGCGGGCGCCCCGTCCGGGTCTCCAGCCCCCAGGGGCGGTTCGCCGACGGCGCCCGGCTGATCGACGGACAGCTGCTGGCGGGGGCCGAGGCCAGGGGCAAGCACCTCTTCCTCGGCTTCGAGGAGGGTGCCTGGCTGCACATCCACCTCGGCCTCTACGGCGGATTCACCTTCGGTGCGGGCCCGGCGCCCGCGCCCGTCGGCCTGGTGCGGCTGCGCCTGCAGAACGACGACGCGTACGCCGACCTGCGCGGCCCCACCACCTGCGAGCTGCTCACCGCCGCGGAGAAGTCCGCCGTCGACGCCCGGCTCGGGCCCGATCCGCTGCGGGCGGACGCCGACCCGGCCGCCGCCTGGCGCCGGATCTCGAACAGCCGGACGACCGTGGCGGCCCTGCTGATGGACCAGAAGGTGCTGGCCGGGGTCGGCAACGTCTACCGCGCGGAGGTGCTCTTCCGGCTCGGCATCAGCCCGCACCGGGCGGGGCGCGATCTGACCCGGACCGAGTGGGACGCCGTCTGGGCCGATCTGGTCGCCCTGATGCGGGACGGCGTCGGCGCCGGGCGGATCGACACCGTCCGCCCCGAGCACACCCCCGAGGCGATGGGCCGCCCGCCCCGGGTGGACGATCACGGCGGCGAGGTCTACGTCTACCGGCGGGCCGCGATGCCCTGCCTGGTCTGCGGCACCGACATCCGGACGGAGCAGCACGCCGCGCGCAACCTCTTCTGGTGCCCCGGCTGCCAGCAGACGTAG